In Mesorhizobium sp., one DNA window encodes the following:
- a CDS encoding SDR family oxidoreductase codes for MARTGRVVIVTGAAGGIGRALVEILASDGDTVVAVDLPGTGVAELAQGLGDGHLGVECDVSRESEVLALYRRIDAAFGRLDALVNNAAMGPTMTPTVETSVELFRKTLSVNLIGPFVMAREAARRMRPGGAIVNIASLAGVLGNPRRNAYSASKAGLISFTRSLACEWAGRGIRVCAVAPGYVRTPMVEELERSGKADISAVRRRVPMGRMCRPDEIARAARFLASPQARYVTGSVLAVDGGWMSFNQPGDAHPPVDGVPPVELARPLPSDAPRVVVVTGGAGGIGAAIAERFAEAGDTVVVTDRDVDGARARAADLGPAHLGLHVDVADEESVIAMFGEVVRRFGKVDVLVNNAAVADTFTPALEQTPEHIEKLLDINLTGAFVCTREALKAMPAGGVVLNLGSINTFLPFAPRHAYGASKAGIDILTRCMAAELGPKGLRFATIAPGYIRTPGVASLEATGRIDSAAIRRRIPMGDLGRPDDIADAVFFLASADASYINGSILYVDGGWTSFGNAGFASGTGDEEAAEAE; via the coding sequence ATGGCCAGGACAGGACGCGTCGTCATCGTGACGGGCGCCGCCGGCGGCATCGGGCGGGCGCTCGTCGAAATCCTCGCCAGCGACGGCGACACGGTCGTTGCGGTCGACCTGCCGGGAACGGGAGTTGCCGAACTGGCACAAGGCCTGGGCGACGGCCACCTCGGCGTCGAATGCGACGTCTCTCGGGAGAGCGAGGTCCTGGCCCTCTATCGGAGGATCGACGCCGCCTTCGGCCGGCTCGACGCGCTCGTCAACAACGCCGCCATGGGTCCGACGATGACGCCGACCGTCGAGACGTCTGTCGAGCTGTTCCGCAAGACGCTCTCCGTCAACCTGATCGGTCCCTTCGTCATGGCGCGCGAGGCGGCGCGGCGCATGCGGCCGGGCGGGGCCATCGTCAATATCGCCTCACTCGCCGGCGTGCTCGGCAATCCGCGCCGCAACGCCTATTCGGCATCGAAGGCGGGGCTGATCTCATTCACCCGGTCGCTCGCCTGCGAATGGGCGGGGCGCGGCATCCGCGTCTGCGCCGTGGCGCCCGGCTATGTTCGCACCCCGATGGTCGAGGAACTCGAGCGCAGCGGCAAGGCGGACATTTCGGCGGTGCGACGGCGCGTTCCGATGGGCCGCATGTGCCGGCCGGACGAGATCGCCCGGGCCGCGCGCTTCCTCGCCTCGCCGCAGGCGCGCTACGTTACCGGCTCGGTGCTCGCCGTCGATGGCGGCTGGATGTCCTTCAATCAGCCGGGCGACGCGCATCCGCCCGTCGACGGGGTTCCGCCGGTCGAACTCGCCCGGCCGTTGCCGTCGGACGCGCCCCGGGTGGTTGTCGTTACCGGCGGAGCCGGCGGCATCGGCGCGGCGATCGCCGAACGCTTCGCCGAGGCGGGCGATACGGTGGTCGTCACGGACAGGGATGTCGACGGCGCGAGGGCGCGCGCCGCGGACCTGGGTCCCGCGCATCTGGGCCTCCATGTCGACGTGGCCGACGAGGAGAGCGTGATTGCGATGTTCGGCGAGGTCGTGCGCCGTTTCGGCAAAGTCGACGTCCTCGTCAACAATGCAGCGGTCGCGGATACTTTCACCCCGGCACTCGAGCAGACGCCGGAACATATCGAGAAGCTGCTCGACATCAACCTCACCGGCGCCTTCGTCTGCACGCGCGAGGCGCTCAAGGCGATGCCGGCCGGCGGCGTAGTCCTCAATCTGGGGTCGATCAACACCTTCCTGCCTTTCGCGCCACGCCACGCCTATGGCGCCTCGAAGGCCGGCATCGACATCCTGACCCGCTGCATGGCGGCAGAACTCGGTCCCAAGGGCCTGCGCTTCGCCACCATTGCCCCGGGCTACATCCGCACGCCCGGAGTGGCGAGCCTGGAGGCAACCGGCCGCATCGACAGCGCCGCGATCCGCCGCCGCATTCCCATGGGCGATCTCGGCCGTCCCGACGACATCGCCGACGCCGTCTTCTTCCTCGCCTCGGCCGACGCATCCTACATTAACGGTTCGATCCTCTACGTCGACGGCGGCTGGACCTCGTTCGGCAATGCCGGTTTCGCGAGCGGCACCGGCGACGAAGAAGCGGCGGAGGCGGAATGA
- a CDS encoding flavin reductase family protein, producing MAEMIACPARIESEAVGEAEFKVAMRQVAASVAIVTASAGGRRNGLTVTAACSVAASPPTMLVCINRNASAETLIEESGAFAVNFLTDRQHGIARLFSTSKLSPEERFANGEWDVLATGSPVLEGTVASFDCRVESRFVAGTHHIYLGRVVGVTSLDQEVLLYRDGSFRRLDPAE from the coding sequence ATGGCCGAAATGATCGCCTGTCCAGCCCGAATCGAAAGCGAAGCCGTCGGCGAGGCCGAATTCAAGGTGGCGATGCGTCAGGTCGCCGCCTCGGTGGCGATCGTCACGGCCAGCGCCGGCGGCCGGCGCAACGGCTTGACGGTCACCGCCGCCTGTTCGGTGGCGGCATCGCCGCCAACGATGCTCGTCTGCATCAACCGCAACGCGTCGGCGGAAACGCTGATCGAGGAAAGCGGCGCCTTCGCGGTCAACTTCCTCACCGATCGGCAGCATGGCATCGCGCGTCTGTTCTCGACATCGAAGCTCTCTCCCGAGGAACGCTTTGCCAACGGAGAATGGGATGTGCTCGCGACCGGATCGCCGGTACTAGAAGGCACGGTGGCGAGCTTCGACTGTCGCGTGGAGAGCCGCTTCGTCGCCGGCACGCATCATATCTATCTCGGCCGTGTCGTCGGGGTGACGTCGCTGGACCAGGAGGTTCTCCTGTACCGCGACGGCTCCTTCCGCCGGCTCGATCCGGCCGAGTGA
- a CDS encoding nuclear transport factor 2 family protein yields MDDVKLQELLDREAIRDCLYRYCRGIDRADEAMLRGSYWPDAHDRHGAYVGSAEGFVQMAIGVFKTGPRNIHQISNILIEFRGAADARVESYFNALQRGPGKDGVLRQVLLAGRYCDRFEKRGDEWRVADRTVVYDWVEEQVPPDGSEADRFGLRQPIGGAFPEDPVYALLAAKVDPAV; encoded by the coding sequence ATGGACGACGTCAAGCTTCAGGAACTTCTCGACCGCGAGGCGATCCGCGATTGCCTCTACCGCTATTGCCGGGGGATCGACCGGGCCGACGAGGCGATGCTGCGCGGGTCCTACTGGCCGGATGCACACGACCGGCACGGTGCCTATGTCGGGTCCGCCGAGGGCTTCGTCCAGATGGCGATCGGTGTGTTCAAGACCGGGCCGCGCAACATCCACCAGATTTCGAACATCCTGATCGAGTTCCGCGGCGCGGCGGACGCGCGCGTCGAGTCCTATTTCAATGCGCTGCAGCGCGGCCCCGGCAAGGACGGCGTCCTGCGCCAGGTGCTGCTCGCCGGCCGCTACTGCGACCGTTTCGAAAAGCGCGGCGACGAGTGGCGCGTCGCCGACCGCACTGTCGTCTACGACTGGGTCGAGGAGCAGGTGCCGCCGGACGGATCCGAAGCCGACCGCTTCGGGCTGCGCCAGCCCATCGGCGGCGCCTTTCCGGAGGACCCCGTCTACGCGCTGCTCGCCGCCAAGGTCGATCCCGCTGTCTGA
- a CDS encoding acetate--CoA ligase family protein, which produces MLKRTGPISTLLWPNSVALVGASDDVTRIGGRPLRYLRESGFAGSIYPVNPKRETVQGVKAFSSVAALPEAPDVAILAVPAAATVQAVRECAERGVKAAIVFSAGFAETDAAGRAMQDEMVGIARDSGMRLLGPNCLGVFNSSIGFYGTFSAMLDSGLVTPGSIGIVSQSGAYGSHLMYLARLRGLGMSYMITTGNECDIDVSEALRWMVEQPDINVVMAYAEGVRDRDTFIQALEIARERRKAIVFMKVGRSAVGAHAVSSHTAALAGSDAIFDAVFRQYGVWRASTTAEQIDIAAACSRGVYPKNNSLGIFTMSGGFGIQMADDAEAAGLDVKPMPEKAQEELKAMLPYASPRNPVDATAQAVTDLPLMTNFISAMLEKGDFGFFAGIFGSGPASPTFSGKLRQALEVAAASSRDTIMALTMTAPDEIVRAYEKEAFIVAQDGSALMKTLGAMVHFKESFERAGRAPATIPLPEPVDLGTEPLSELAAKQIFGAAGVPFTADRLVVPGGDIRAAADAVGYPQVLKIVSADIAHKTEIGGVIVGVKDAEEAEQAFATILSRAQEKRPDARVDGVMVAPMISGGVETIVGVVSDPVFGPVVMFGLGGVFVEVLKDVTFRVAPFDVDEAHRMIREIRGFAMLEGVRGAPPSDVDALAEMLAALSRFAAANAAGIDSIDLNPVRVMERGKGVMALDALVVPRGAKVESH; this is translated from the coding sequence ATGTTGAAACGCACCGGTCCCATCTCCACTCTCCTGTGGCCGAATTCGGTGGCGCTGGTTGGCGCGTCCGACGACGTCACCCGCATCGGCGGACGCCCGCTGCGCTACCTTCGCGAGAGCGGATTTGCGGGCAGCATCTATCCGGTCAACCCGAAGCGCGAGACCGTGCAAGGAGTGAAGGCATTCTCATCCGTCGCGGCGCTGCCGGAGGCGCCTGACGTCGCGATCCTCGCCGTCCCGGCGGCCGCCACGGTCCAGGCCGTACGCGAATGTGCCGAGCGGGGCGTCAAGGCGGCAATCGTCTTCTCGGCCGGTTTCGCAGAGACCGACGCGGCGGGCCGGGCGATGCAGGACGAGATGGTGGGCATCGCGCGTGACTCAGGCATGCGCCTCCTCGGCCCCAATTGCCTCGGCGTCTTCAACTCCTCGATCGGCTTCTATGGCACCTTCTCGGCGATGCTGGACAGCGGCCTCGTCACGCCGGGCTCGATCGGCATCGTCTCCCAGAGCGGCGCATACGGCTCGCATCTCATGTATCTCGCCCGCCTGCGCGGTCTGGGCATGAGCTACATGATCACCACCGGCAACGAGTGCGACATCGACGTATCGGAAGCGCTGCGCTGGATGGTCGAACAGCCGGATATCAACGTCGTCATGGCCTATGCCGAGGGCGTGCGCGACCGCGACACTTTCATTCAGGCGCTGGAGATCGCGCGCGAGCGCCGCAAGGCGATCGTGTTCATGAAGGTCGGCCGTTCCGCGGTCGGCGCGCATGCGGTCAGCTCGCACACGGCCGCGCTTGCCGGGTCCGACGCGATCTTCGACGCGGTATTCCGCCAGTACGGCGTCTGGCGCGCCTCCACGACGGCCGAGCAGATCGACATCGCGGCGGCTTGCTCGCGCGGCGTCTATCCCAAGAACAATTCGCTCGGCATCTTCACCATGTCGGGCGGCTTCGGCATCCAGATGGCTGACGACGCAGAGGCCGCCGGCCTCGACGTCAAACCAATGCCGGAAAAGGCGCAGGAGGAATTGAAGGCGATGCTGCCCTACGCGTCGCCACGCAATCCGGTCGATGCGACCGCGCAGGCCGTCACCGACCTGCCGCTGATGACGAACTTCATCTCGGCGATGCTGGAGAAGGGAGATTTCGGCTTCTTCGCCGGAATCTTCGGCAGCGGCCCGGCGAGCCCCACCTTTTCCGGCAAGCTGCGCCAGGCATTGGAGGTCGCGGCTGCCTCCTCGCGTGATACGATCATGGCACTGACCATGACGGCGCCCGACGAGATCGTCCGCGCCTACGAGAAAGAGGCCTTCATCGTCGCCCAGGACGGTTCGGCGCTGATGAAGACGCTCGGCGCGATGGTGCACTTCAAGGAAAGTTTCGAGCGTGCCGGCAGGGCGCCCGCGACGATCCCGCTACCGGAGCCGGTCGATCTCGGAACCGAGCCGCTGTCGGAACTGGCGGCCAAGCAGATCTTCGGCGCCGCGGGCGTGCCCTTCACGGCCGACCGGCTGGTGGTGCCCGGCGGCGACATCCGCGCGGCGGCCGACGCGGTCGGCTATCCCCAGGTGCTGAAGATCGTCTCGGCCGACATCGCCCACAAGACCGAGATCGGCGGCGTCATCGTCGGCGTAAAGGATGCAGAGGAGGCCGAACAGGCCTTCGCGACCATCCTGTCGCGGGCTCAGGAAAAGCGTCCCGACGCACGCGTCGACGGCGTCATGGTCGCGCCGATGATCTCCGGGGGCGTCGAGACGATCGTCGGCGTGGTGAGCGATCCCGTCTTCGGGCCGGTAGTGATGTTCGGGCTGGGCGGCGTCTTCGTCGAGGTTCTGAAGGACGTCACCTTCCGCGTGGCACCCTTCGACGTGGACGAGGCGCATCGCATGATCCGCGAAATCCGAGGCTTCGCCATGCTGGAGGGCGTTCGCGGCGCGCCGCCGTCCGATGTCGACGCACTGGCGGAGATGCTCGCCGCGCTGTCGCGCTTCGCCGCCGCCAATGCGGCGGGAATCGACAGCATCGACCTTAACCCGGTCAGGGTCATGGAGCGCGGCAAGGGAGTGATGGCGCTGGATGCGCTCGTCGTGCCGCGCGGCGCCAAGGTGGAGTCTCACTGA
- a CDS encoding SMP-30/gluconolactonase/LRE family protein, producing the protein MSRVSAQADLLGESPVWDGRRRRLYWVDGVSRLIRAHDRETGAFHSWTCPSTVGSIALGEGETLVAGLVDGIYRLDLETGAFSPVFRPDPANPAVRFNDGKNDRQGRFLCGSMGIHADPLGKLYRIDKDGRADVFATGIRISNALCFSPDGNTMYFADSLERKIRAYDYSTDDAPARGYRVLIDTEPHGSGPDGATVDAEGGIWACLIQIGKIARFLPDGTVDRMIDAPTDMPSCIAFGGPDLATLFVTSIKDSGSGRAISKHPDGGMLFAIDGLGVRGLPEARFGQPVLKHDKTEVA; encoded by the coding sequence ATGAGCCGTGTTTCGGCCCAGGCGGATCTTCTGGGCGAGAGCCCGGTCTGGGACGGCCGGCGCCGGCGCCTCTACTGGGTGGACGGCGTGTCGCGGCTGATCCGCGCGCATGACCGCGAAACCGGCGCCTTCCATTCCTGGACCTGTCCGTCGACCGTTGGCTCGATCGCGCTCGGCGAAGGCGAAACGCTCGTCGCCGGCCTGGTCGACGGCATCTACCGGCTTGATCTGGAGACCGGCGCCTTTTCGCCCGTGTTCCGTCCGGATCCTGCCAATCCGGCAGTCCGCTTCAACGACGGCAAGAACGACAGGCAGGGGCGTTTCCTGTGCGGTTCCATGGGCATCCATGCCGATCCGCTGGGCAAGCTCTACCGCATCGACAAGGACGGCCGGGCCGACGTGTTTGCCACCGGCATCCGCATCTCCAATGCGCTCTGCTTCAGCCCCGACGGCAATACGATGTATTTCGCCGACAGCCTGGAACGAAAGATCCGCGCCTACGACTACTCGACCGACGACGCGCCGGCGAGAGGATACCGCGTCCTGATCGACACCGAGCCCCATGGCTCCGGTCCCGACGGTGCCACCGTCGATGCCGAGGGCGGTATCTGGGCCTGCCTCATCCAGATCGGCAAGATCGCCCGCTTCCTGCCCGACGGCACGGTTGACCGGATGATCGATGCGCCGACCGACATGCCGTCCTGCATCGCCTTCGGCGGGCCGGATCTCGCGACGCTCTTCGTTACCTCGATCAAGGATTCCGGCTCTGGCCGGGCCATATCGAAACATCCGGACGGCGGCATGTTGTTTGCGATCGACGGCCTCGGCGTCCGAGGGCTGCCGGAGGCACGATTTGGCCAACCCGTACTCAAGCACGACAAGACGGAAGTCGCCTGA
- a CDS encoding ABC transporter substrate-binding protein, with the protein MKTSKRSIVLGAILAGSTILSASVVFAQGISGDVVKIGVMNDQSGPYADNGGPGTVEAAKMAIEDFGGEVDGKKIELVIADDQNKPDIGAAIAQKWVEQEGVDAIVGGSASSIALAIQKIMAEKKKPYMLAGTASSGLTNEACSPMGTQWVLDTYSLAKGVIKSMLASGNDTFYFITVDYTFGKTWQADATKFIEDGGGKVLGSVLHPLNSNDFSSYLLQAQASGAKVIVLANSGSDFANAVKQAQEFGIQAGGQQVVALGLQINQVHGIGLEAVKGMSIVTPGYWDLNDETRAFADRFKKRFRDRIPNETMSGTYSAITHYLKSVKETGTDDGEKVVAKMHEMPINDFQMKDIKIRADGQVMRPMYAVTIKAPADVKQPYDYYTVTATIPAEDVWRPAAESACPLLKTN; encoded by the coding sequence ATGAAGACTTCCAAGCGCAGCATCGTGCTGGGCGCGATCCTGGCCGGTTCGACGATCCTGTCGGCGTCGGTGGTGTTCGCCCAGGGCATCTCTGGCGACGTCGTCAAGATCGGCGTCATGAACGACCAGTCCGGCCCCTACGCAGACAACGGCGGACCGGGCACGGTCGAGGCCGCCAAGATGGCGATCGAGGACTTCGGCGGCGAGGTCGACGGCAAGAAGATCGAACTGGTCATCGCCGACGACCAGAACAAGCCGGATATCGGCGCTGCCATCGCGCAGAAGTGGGTCGAGCAGGAAGGCGTCGACGCGATCGTCGGCGGGTCCGCCTCGTCCATCGCGCTCGCCATCCAGAAGATCATGGCCGAGAAGAAGAAGCCCTACATGCTCGCAGGCACGGCGTCCTCCGGACTGACCAACGAGGCCTGCTCGCCGATGGGCACGCAGTGGGTGCTCGACACCTACTCGCTCGCCAAGGGCGTCATCAAGTCGATGCTCGCCTCCGGCAACGACACCTTCTACTTCATCACCGTCGACTACACCTTCGGCAAGACCTGGCAGGCAGATGCCACCAAGTTCATCGAAGACGGCGGCGGCAAGGTGCTCGGCTCGGTCCTGCACCCGCTGAACTCCAACGACTTCTCGTCCTACCTCCTCCAGGCCCAGGCGAGCGGCGCCAAGGTCATCGTCCTGGCCAACTCGGGTTCCGACTTCGCCAACGCGGTCAAGCAGGCGCAGGAATTCGGCATCCAGGCCGGCGGCCAGCAGGTCGTCGCGCTCGGACTGCAGATCAACCAGGTCCACGGCATCGGCCTCGAGGCGGTGAAGGGCATGTCCATCGTCACCCCGGGCTACTGGGACCTGAACGACGAGACCCGCGCCTTCGCCGACAGGTTCAAGAAGCGGTTCCGCGACCGTATTCCCAACGAGACCATGTCGGGCACCTACAGCGCGATCACGCACTACCTGAAGTCGGTCAAGGAGACCGGTACGGACGATGGCGAGAAGGTCGTGGCGAAAATGCACGAGATGCCGATCAACGACTTCCAGATGAAGGACATCAAGATCCGCGCAGACGGCCAGGTGATGCGGCCGATGTATGCGGTGACCATCAAGGCTCCGGCGGACGTCAAGCAGCCCTACGACTACTACACCGTCACCGCGACCATCCCGGCCGAGGACGTGTGGCGGCCGGCGGCCGAGAGCGCCTGCCCGCTGCTCAAGACCAACTGA
- a CDS encoding glucose 1-dehydrogenase, translated as MSGRLEGRVALVTGGGRGIGRAISEAFAREGAAVGVLDLKPEIAGEAADAINAAGGKAVPLVANVGRRDEVFAAAAKLKEAFGPATILVNNAMFNRYGSLLEQDEKTIGLMVDVGFKGVIWGYQAVVPQMQEAGGGSIINIASPAALIAFKNGIMYSAVKAAVQAATRSAAAEFGPMNIRVNAIAPGSTRTDGANLVVDEAGWERRRQKVPLGRLGEPEDIANAALFLAGNESSWVSGDMMLVDGAMTFAFS; from the coding sequence ATGAGTGGAAGGCTCGAAGGGCGCGTCGCGCTGGTGACCGGCGGAGGCCGCGGCATAGGCCGGGCGATCTCCGAGGCGTTCGCCCGCGAAGGCGCGGCCGTCGGCGTGCTCGACCTCAAACCGGAAATCGCCGGCGAGGCCGCCGATGCCATCAATGCGGCCGGCGGCAAGGCTGTGCCGCTTGTGGCCAATGTCGGCAGGCGGGACGAGGTCTTCGCTGCGGCGGCGAAGCTAAAGGAGGCATTCGGCCCGGCGACCATTCTCGTCAACAACGCGATGTTCAATCGCTATGGCTCGCTGCTGGAGCAGGACGAGAAGACCATCGGCCTGATGGTCGACGTCGGCTTCAAGGGCGTGATCTGGGGCTACCAGGCGGTCGTGCCGCAGATGCAGGAAGCGGGCGGCGGCTCGATCATCAACATCGCCTCGCCCGCGGCCCTGATCGCGTTCAAGAACGGCATCATGTACAGCGCCGTCAAGGCGGCGGTGCAGGCCGCCACCCGCTCGGCCGCCGCGGAGTTCGGCCCGATGAACATCCGCGTCAACGCCATCGCGCCGGGCTCGACCCGCACCGATGGTGCCAATCTCGTCGTCGACGAGGCGGGCTGGGAGCGGCGGCGCCAGAAAGTGCCGCTCGGCCGCCTCGGCGAGCCCGAGGACATCGCCAACGCCGCCCTTTTCCTGGCCGGCAATGAATCGAGCTGGGTCAGCGGCGACATGATGCTCGTCGACGGCGCGATGACGTTCGCATTTTCGTGA
- a CDS encoding LLM class flavin-dependent oxidoreductase, with protein MKLGLFYEHQLPQPWDEGSEQRLFNDALDQIELADRLGFDHMWEVEHHFLEEYSHSSAPEVFLGAVSQRTKTMRIGHGICLSSPRYNHPARVAERLATLDLVSGGRVEWGTGESGSLIEMHGFGIEPEQKTAMWREGVEQTANMMTMRPYPGFEGQFFSMPARNVVPKPVQKPHPPLWMACSRRESILRAARHGVGALVFGFVEASQAKTWRDEYYAIIKSEECVPIGHSVNANFATLNGMMVHENHDEAIRRGLDGFRFFGYSIAHYAVYGEHKPGVTNLWKRFLTIKDDMRETPGAGSIGTPASVREHLKSYADVGIDQMIFIQQSGMNRHEHICEALELFTREVMPVLKEREDERVKKKDEELAPFIEKALARKSRMAELAAQDVPNVESIGIVLERRAGKDYASAGGTYADPTRGGAIPMASRETFAKAAKAG; from the coding sequence ATGAAACTCGGCCTGTTCTACGAACATCAGTTGCCGCAGCCCTGGGACGAGGGCAGCGAGCAAAGACTCTTCAACGACGCGCTGGACCAGATCGAACTCGCCGACCGGCTTGGCTTCGATCACATGTGGGAAGTCGAGCACCATTTCCTCGAGGAATACTCGCACTCGTCCGCGCCGGAGGTCTTCCTGGGCGCGGTCTCGCAGCGCACCAAGACCATGCGCATCGGCCACGGCATCTGCCTGTCCTCGCCGAGATACAACCACCCCGCCCGCGTCGCCGAGCGTCTCGCCACCCTCGATCTGGTTTCCGGCGGCCGGGTCGAATGGGGCACCGGCGAGTCGGGCTCGCTGATCGAGATGCACGGTTTCGGCATCGAGCCGGAGCAGAAGACGGCGATGTGGCGGGAGGGCGTCGAGCAGACCGCCAACATGATGACGATGCGTCCCTACCCCGGCTTCGAGGGCCAGTTCTTCTCGATGCCGGCGCGCAACGTCGTACCGAAGCCGGTGCAGAAGCCGCATCCGCCGCTGTGGATGGCCTGCTCGCGCCGCGAGAGCATCCTGCGCGCGGCGCGACACGGCGTCGGCGCGCTCGTGTTCGGCTTCGTCGAGGCGAGCCAGGCCAAGACCTGGCGCGACGAATACTACGCCATCATCAAATCCGAGGAATGCGTGCCGATCGGCCATTCGGTCAACGCCAACTTTGCCACGCTCAACGGCATGATGGTGCACGAGAACCACGACGAAGCGATCCGGCGCGGCCTCGATGGCTTCCGCTTCTTCGGCTATTCGATCGCGCACTACGCGGTCTACGGCGAGCACAAGCCGGGGGTGACCAATCTCTGGAAGCGCTTCCTGACCATCAAGGACGACATGAGGGAGACGCCGGGCGCCGGCTCGATCGGCACGCCGGCGAGCGTGCGCGAACACCTGAAGAGCTATGCCGATGTCGGCATCGACCAGATGATCTTCATCCAGCAGTCCGGGATGAACCGTCACGAACACATCTGCGAGGCGCTGGAACTCTTCACCCGCGAGGTGATGCCGGTGCTCAAGGAACGTGAGGACGAGCGGGTGAAGAAGAAGGACGAGGAACTCGCGCCCTTCATCGAGAAGGCGCTGGCGCGCAAGTCGCGCATGGCCGAGCTCGCCGCGCAGGACGTGCCCAACGTCGAATCGATCGGCATCGTACTCGAGCGGCGGGCGGGCAAGGATTACGCCTCGGCCGGAGGCACCTATGCCGATCCGACCCGCGGCGGCGCGATCCCGATGGCCTCGCGCGAGACCTTCGCGAAAGCCGCCAAAGCGGGCTGA
- a CDS encoding helix-turn-helix domain-containing protein: MQSAQVKSATRAIEILEYFMGVRQPRAMSEIAHVLGYPQSSTTVLLKTLVTLGYLNFDRRERVYFPTPKVTALGDWVPRALFGSSRVLDAARDVHAATGEGVGISTKNDVYLQYVQNFQSVHPLRFVIPEGTLRPLTQSGIGWTLMSTLPDDKIDNLVRRANIASEKSARVTVESILEKVREIRRKGYCFSQDVPFIGGATLSMLLPVKIQNQPAVLFLGGAKDRFLEHHDRYLSVLQRAVRSVKPADPFDQPIDIEF, encoded by the coding sequence ATGCAATCGGCGCAGGTTAAATCGGCAACCCGGGCGATTGAAATTCTCGAGTATTTCATGGGGGTTAGGCAGCCGCGTGCGATGTCGGAGATCGCCCATGTGCTCGGCTATCCGCAGTCGAGCACGACCGTGCTGCTGAAGACGCTGGTGACGCTCGGCTATCTCAATTTCGACCGGCGCGAACGGGTCTATTTCCCGACGCCGAAGGTGACGGCGCTGGGGGACTGGGTGCCGCGGGCGCTGTTCGGTTCCAGCCGCGTCCTCGACGCCGCCCGCGACGTGCACGCCGCAACCGGCGAGGGCGTCGGCATCAGCACGAAGAACGACGTCTATCTGCAGTATGTGCAGAACTTCCAGTCCGTCCACCCGCTGCGGTTTGTGATTCCGGAGGGCACGCTGAGGCCGCTGACGCAGTCGGGCATCGGCTGGACCCTTATGTCGACCTTGCCCGACGACAAGATCGACAATCTCGTCCGTCGCGCCAATATCGCCTCGGAAAAATCCGCGCGTGTCACCGTGGAATCGATCCTCGAGAAGGTCCGCGAGATCCGGCGGAAGGGCTACTGCTTCTCGCAGGACGTTCCCTTCATCGGCGGCGCGACGCTCTCGATGCTTCTCCCGGTGAAGATCCAGAACCAGCCCGCCGTGCTGTTTCTCGGCGGTGCCAAGGATCGCTTCCTGGAGCATCACGACCGCTATCTTTCGGTGCTTCAGCGCGCGGTGAGATCGGTGAAGCCGGCCGACCCGTTCGATCAGCCGATCGACATCGAGTTCTAG
- a CDS encoding branched-chain amino acid ABC transporter permease, with protein sequence MSRVVLLAAVAVAAIAAPFYFYSVTLMTVMCFVIFACSFNLLLGYTGLLCFGHAMFFGGAAYVTGLILKTTPLSTELAILGGGAAAGLLGLVIGYLTMRRQGIQFAMITLAFSQFIYFIFLQAEFTGGEDGMQAIPRNDLFGFVDITSNFTFYYVVLAITALCVFIYYRVVHSPYGEVLKAVRDNQPRVESLGFDPEKIKLVAFVISASMAGVAGGMKATVYQFATLTDASWPVSGEVILMTLLGGLGTLTGPVFGAGIIIMLNDYLAGFGEWALVSQGVILLIVIVFFRRGFVGELSALRRFLANRSRKAETPADPSSEVVEARS encoded by the coding sequence ATGTCGCGCGTAGTCCTCCTGGCAGCCGTCGCCGTCGCGGCGATCGCCGCGCCGTTCTATTTCTACTCGGTGACGCTGATGACGGTGATGTGCTTCGTCATCTTCGCCTGCTCGTTCAACCTGCTCCTTGGCTATACGGGCCTGCTCTGCTTCGGACATGCCATGTTCTTCGGCGGCGCTGCCTACGTCACGGGCCTGATCCTGAAGACCACGCCGCTGTCGACCGAACTGGCGATCCTCGGCGGCGGGGCGGCAGCCGGCCTGCTCGGCCTGGTCATCGGCTACCTGACGATGCGGCGCCAGGGCATCCAGTTCGCGATGATCACCCTCGCCTTCTCGCAGTTCATCTATTTCATCTTCCTCCAGGCCGAATTCACCGGCGGCGAGGACGGCATGCAGGCGATCCCGCGCAACGACCTGTTCGGCTTCGTCGACATCACGTCGAACTTCACCTTCTACTACGTGGTCCTCGCCATCACGGCACTGTGCGTGTTCATCTACTACCGCGTCGTGCACTCTCCCTATGGCGAGGTGCTGAAGGCGGTGCGCGACAACCAGCCCCGCGTCGAGTCGCTGGGCTTCGACCCCGAGAAGATCAAGCTCGTCGCCTTCGTCATTTCCGCCTCGATGGCCGGCGTGGCAGGCGGGATGAAAGCGACGGTCTACCAGTTCGCGACGTTGACCGACGCATCATGGCCGGTCTCGGGCGAGGTGATCCTGATGACGCTTCTCGGCGGCCTCGGCACGCTGACCGGTCCGGTATTCGGCGCCGGTATCATCATCATGCTCAACGACTACCTGGCCGGTTTCGGCGAATGGGCGCTGGTCTCGCAGGGCGTCATCCTGCTGATCGTCATCGTCTTCTTCCGCCGCGGCTTCGTCGGCGAGTTGAGCGCGCTCAGGCGTTTCCTCGCCAATCGCTCCCGCAAGGCCGAAACGCCGGCCGATCCGTCGTCCGAGGTGGTCGAAGCGCGGAGCTGA